One Fusarium musae strain F31 chromosome 6, whole genome shotgun sequence DNA segment encodes these proteins:
- a CDS encoding hypothetical protein (EggNog:ENOG41) yields the protein MADISFDYFDHPQNKQHLVPTSFYDPADFSGDSAHSPDSPLSPVFNNSYQLPISNDWVNWDDKATLSPDLDALPKQEPFEGINLSTIPSRNSMELSPAINPHDLSGTIPDAVPFGRVGLNDIDTQPLFQTPIPSISSQPPHLQSNMMHSTSNPSQMSSSLDSINSKDANGRYPSRKRKSSGSGSSSSRSSTSPPPATRRHCSPPKKTAHNMIEKRYRTNLNDKIAALRDSVPALRVMVHRLEQPCAENMEEDADEDLGGLAPAHKLNKATILSKATEYIAHLEKKNKSLARENSQLRNRVEGFEMIVMRDQGPPAGVWA from the exons ATGGCCGACATATCATTCGACTACTTTGATCATCCCCAGAACAAACAG CACCTTGTTCCTACATCCTTCTACGACCCTGCAGACTTCAGCGGTGATTCGGCCCATTCTCCCGACTCACCACTCTCGCCCGTCTTCAACAACTCTTATCAGCTCCCCATCTCCAACGACTGGGTCAACTGGGACGACAAGGCTACGCTATCACCTGACCTCGACGCCCTCCCCAAGCAAGAGCCCTTTGAAGGCATCAACCTCTCCACCATCCCATCACGGAACAGCATGGAGCTCAGCCCCGCCATCAACCCACACGACCTCTCAGGCACCATCCCCGATGCCGTCCCATTCGGCAGAGTTGGCCTCAATGACATCGACACTCAGCCTCTCTTCCAGACTCCCAtcccctccatctcttctcaacctcctcatcttcagtccAACATGATGCACTCTACCTCCAACCCTTCTCAgatgtcttcttctcttgacAGCATCAACTCCAAGGATGCCAACGGTCGATATCCCTCCCGCAAGCGCAAGTCCTCCGGCTCCggaagctcttcttcccgCTCATCcacctctcctcctcccgcGACGCGTCGCCACTGCTCTCCTCCCAAGAAGACAGCCCACAACATGATCGAGAAGCGATACCGCACCAACCTCAACGACAAAATCGCCGCCCTTCGCGACTCCGTCCCCGCTCTGCGCGTCATGGTCCACCGTCTCGAGCAGCCCTGCGCCGAGAACATGGAGGAGGACGCTGACGAGGATCTCGGCGGTCTCGCACCAGcccacaagctcaacaaggCCACCATCCTCAGCAAGGCGACCGAGTACATCGCCcatctcgagaagaagaacaagagcctcGCCCGGGAGAACAGTCAGCTACGGAATCGCGTCGAGGGCTTCGAGATGATCGTCATGCGGGATCAGGGACCCCCGGCAGGAGTCTGGGCATAG
- a CDS encoding hypothetical protein (EggNog:ENOG41), translating to MENIPYVEIVLIRHAEAVSNLLTDNNGIGGCELTISQLQAVSKRLSQNIEPDIKFKSGKFLPDGLTQFGICQVRDFVQLAIETNNGRIPNVYYVASSPLSRAIQTAQLLMDAFDMVDEGGILCHPGLGEVTGWLQDHEACTDDKGYRRYILISGGNTDPGKIIKEELINTAGCVLFDGSSWSRPPTPPLEAPPKESIKKRVQDGRQWLQELAAQALKKHQEAQRPGPARIVVITHGGNQQFLTENRYCDYTMSPGHSGLKWAGATAQRNLDVNLCRFDEHRLVELPYNLEFGRLFGKHYRCMEREKMTREWPKNEDQEADHIEFIRNSFEETAKLDKEVAESFLSWVGVDNFLTSIAGTQDE from the exons ATGGAG AACATCCCCTACGTCGAAATAGTCCTCATACGACACGCTGAGGCAGTATCGAACCTATTGACTGACAACAACGGAATTGGTGGCTGCGAACTCACTATTTCCCAGCTCCAAGCAGTATCCAAGCGTTTAAGCCAGAACATAGAACCAGACATAAAGTTTAAGTCTGGCAAATTCCTTCCGGATGGCCTCACACAATTCGGAATTTGCCAAGTCAGGGACTTTGTCCAACTCGCCATCGAAACTAACAATGGACGGATTCCTAATGTGTACTATGTCGCGTCCTCCCCGCTATCAAGAGCAATCCAGACAGCACAGCTCTTGATGGACGCCTTTGATATGGTGGATGAAGGGGGCATACTCTGCCATCCAGGTCTGGGCGAAGTTACCGGATGGCTTCAGGACCACGAAGCTTGCACTGACGACAAAGGGTACCGAAGGTATATCTTGATTTCTGGCGGCAACACGGATCCCGGAAAGATTATCAAAGAGGAGCTTATCAATACCGCTGGGTGTGTATTGTTCGACGGGTCCTCTTGGAGCCGGCCTCCAACTCCTCCCCTCGAAGCCCCTCCAAAGGAGTCTATCAAGAAACGCGTACAGGATGGCCGCCAGTGGCTGCAAGAGCTAGCGGCACAGGCCTTAAAGAAGCATCAAGAGGCCCAGCGACCAGGCCCAGCAAGAATCGTGGTCATCACGCATGGTGGCAATCAGCAGTTCTTGACTGAGAATAGGTACTGCGACTATACAATGAGTCCTGGCCACAGCGGACTAAAATGGGCCGGGGCAACTGCACAGCGGAACCTGGACGTCAATCTCTGTAGGTTTGACGAGCACCGACTCGTGGAGCTCCCTTACAATCTGGAGTTTGGCCGACTCTTTGGGAAACACTACCGCTGcatggagagggagaagatgACGCGCGAATGGCCCAAGAATGAAGACCAAGAGGCCGACCATATTGAATTCATCCGCAACTCCTTTGAGGAAACTGCGAAACTGGATAAGGAAGTGGCTGAGAGTTTTCTCTCCTGGGTTGGGGTTGATAATTTCCTAACTTCTATCGCGGGTACGCAGGATGAGTGA
- a CDS encoding hypothetical protein (EggNog:ENOG41) — translation MSTSPPLTPPSRAPGGQERRFKDITSPCEWIEDYRPGGFHPVHLGDLFNDGQFKVIRKLGEGAYSTVWLAHDLRNSRYVALKILISENTEETSHELHVLHHLAKVAPQDGIRYITQLLTDFEHKGPNGIHKCLIFEPMGPSVNSMVYELPQFKPRKYGMKIRYPPQIAKRILLQSLQGLSFLHENGVAHGDFQPGNILFSVQSIDFLDETSLRQEENVQAKSISPPVERLDGKQDKWAPPHYLCLAQPLAPYASVSENLQVKLSDMGGAYFLSIPPKKPITPLGLRAPELVLMGEVDKSLDIWSFGCLVFELVAGQPLFCIPAYNDRTEEDDNHILELQAKLGPLPDELYSRWETSSQYYTKDRKLYNCQLGGIGEGEEPLMLEQTSMEEAFDLTAPDLTYDEAEKVKRLIRRILQYDPSKRPTIKDILRDPWFAEDQTSDFGAQLWG, via the exons ATGAGCACTTCACCTCCACTAACCCCGCCTTCAAGGGCACCAGGCGGCCAAGAGCGGCGATTCAAAGATATTACGTCGCCTTGCGAATGGATAGAGGACTACCGCCCAGGCGGCTTCCATCCCGTACACCTCGGTGATTTATTCAACGACGGCCAGTTCAAGGTGATCCGGAAGCTTGGAGAGGGTGCCTACTCAACTGTCTGGCTTGCACACGACCTGAG AAACTCTCGCTATGTTGCCCTCAAGATTCTTATCTCAGAGAATACAGAGGAGACAAGCCACGAGTTACATGTACTGCACCATCTTGCAAAGGTTGCCCCGCAAGATGGGATTAGGTATATTACTCAACTTCTTACAGACTTTGAGCACAAAGGTCCAAACGGCATCCATAAATGCCTTATCTTTGAACCCATGGGCCCATCTGTCAACTCTATGGTATACGAATTGCCCCAGTTCAAACCACGCAAGTATGGAATGAAGATTCGCTACCCTCCTCAGATAGCGAAACGCATCCTCCTGCAATCTTTGCAGGGGTTGTCATTCCTTCATGAGAATGGTGTTGCACATGGAGATTTCCAGCCCGGCAATATTCTATTCTCAGTCCAGTCTATCGATTTCCTAGATGAAACGTCCCTCCGCCAGGAAGAAAACGTCCAGGCAAAGTCAATCTCGCCTCCTGTAGAGAGACTTGATGGCAAGCAAGACAAATGGGCGCCGCCGCACTATCTCTGCCTTGCTCAACCATTAGCACCCTACGCGAGCGTTTCCGAGAACCTCCAGGTCAAGCTATCTGATATGGGTGGTG CCTACTTTCTGAGCATTCCCCCCAAGAAACCCATCACGCCGCTTGGCCTACGAGCGCCGGAGCTTGTTCTCATGGGAGAGGTGGACAAGTCTCTCGACATATGGAGTTTtggttgtcttgtctttgagcTCGTCGCCGGACAACCTCTGTTCTGTATTCCTGCATACAACGACAGgaccgaagaagatgataaCCACATTCTTGAGCTCCAGGCGAAACTTGGTCCACTCCCTGATGAGCTTTACAGCCGCTGGGAAACCTCTTCACAGTACTATACAAAGGACagaaagctttataattgcCAGCTTGGTGGCATCGGTGAGGGAGAAGAGCCGCTTATGTTAGAACAGACTTCTATGGAGGAAGCCTTCGACTTGACAGCCCCGGACTTAACTTATGACGAGgcagagaaggtcaagagacTTATTCGTCGAATTCTCCAATACGATCCTTCTAAAAGACCTACAATCAAGGATATTCTACGTGATCCGTGGTTTGCGGAGGATCAAACCTCAGATTTTGGTGCGCAACTATGGGGTTAA
- a CDS encoding hypothetical protein (EggNog:ENOG41) yields the protein MLLAAAIRRLQEEDLDELKSKDTATIPLEVNTIRFSTSDNWRSLAGCFNLVATAYYIIEQDLAFHLAESITPAIFAQIDAKFPRFRSMFESELTNHNTRNPADGRPRSRKDIVDRVRPPLCHLVGFFFGLKVDKVNVYGPSAYLGFADIHEEDFMDPYGKLPGDSHDRWQQQSGDVRDALSYCLRLIAEEAPKEFEDQVHKTLPHWIGKEDVAHALDLLNIHDFVWKLPELWRYSDEFYQELGDIPYKPRPENAERCQYGAEYNNPIRMIDHFDYRYRDKIRFSATATAIPFFNRLPAEQRTQIRRITLLEDAPSVNMSSLHAPGLVPLYKENPRLQVKRRVSVFGCIHSSAGPEKEWMTRDKPRYLYGPEFLLSLQSWLIDALSMRDLGIPSGSFILTLWAGSYGDFCTDLFQRCVHMALAEGPAFDKCCELDLFGSATHQLPVTPDKFFFDPRFREAVEHLVNKTSILQSDFHPGVPVDPNVLVEESKGIDDLEDLVDRWGYHAASLSCGIPADLYYDFILPPRFESEQGAVYRATGRRGQGTRLVIKMVFEWSLV from the exons ATGTTGTTAGCGGCTGCGATCAgaag GTTGCAAGAGGAAGATTTGGACGAGCTGAAGAGCAA AGACACGGCCACGATTCCCCTGGAGGTCAACACTATCCGCTTCTCAACCAGCGATAACTGGCGCAGCTTGGCCGGTTGCTTCAACCTAGTTGCCACTGCGTACTACATCATAGAGCAAGACTTGGCCTTTCATCTCGCCGAGTCCATTACTCCAGCAATATTCGCCCAGATTGACGCCAAATTTCCGAGATTCAGGTCTATGTTTGAATCAGAGTTGACAAACCATAACACCAGGAACCCTGCAGATGGCAGGCCCCGCTCGAGGAAAGACATTGTCGATAGGGTGCGACCTCCCCTCTGCCACTTGGTAGGATTCTTTTTCGGGCTCAAGGTCGACAAGGTCAATGTCTATGGACCCTCTGCCTATCTCGGCTTTGCTGATATTCATGAAGAAGACTTCATGGACCCATACGGTAAATTGCCAGGTGACTCTCATGATAGATGGCAACAGCAGTCAGGGGATGTCCGAGATGCACTCTCGTATTGTCTGCGGCTCATTGCTGAAGAGGCCCCAAAGGAATTTGAGGATCAGGTACATAAGACCTTGCCCCACTGGATTGGCAA GGAGGATGTCGCTCATGCATTGGATCTATTGAATATTCACGACTTTGTGTGGAAGCTCCCCGAACTTTGGAGATACTCCGACGAGTTCTACCAGGAGCTTGGCGATATTCCCTACAAGCCACGTCCAGAAAACGCCGAAAGATGTCAATACGGTGCCGAATATAATAATCCCATAAGAATGATCGATCATTTTGATTACCGCTATcgcgataagataagattcTCTGCTACCGCTACAGCAATACCTTTTTTCAACAGGCTGCCTGCTGAGCAGCGAACACAGATCCGCAGGATCACATTGCTTGAAGACGCGCCATCAGTCAACATGTCGTCACTCCACGCCCCGGGTTTGGTCCCTTTATACAAGGAAAACCCACGACTACAGGTGAAGCGCCGTGTCAGTGTTTTTGGCTGCATACATAGCTCGGCGGGACCAGAGAAGGAATGGATGACTCGGGACAAGCCTAGATATCTGTATGGGCCCGAATTCCTCTTGTCTCTACAATCATGGCTCATTGACGCTCTTTCAATGCGAGACTTGGGTATCCCTTCCGGCTCCTTCATTCTTACTTTGTGGGCTGGATCCTATGGCGACTTTTGTACCGACCTCTTTCAACGGTGCGTTCACATGGCCCTTGCAGAGGGCCCAGCATTCGATAAATGCTGCGAACTTGACCTCTTCGGATCTGCTACACATCAGTTGCCCGTCACACCGGATAAGTTCTTCTTTGACCCCAGATTCAGGGAAGCGGTTGAGCACTTGGTTAACAAGACGTCGATTTTGCAGTCGGACTTTCACCCTGGGGTCCCGGTAGACCCCAACGTATTGGTGGAGGAAAGTAAAGGAATTGACGATTTGGAAGACCTTGTTGACAGATGGGGCTATCACGCAGCAAGCCTTAGCTGCGGCATTCCCGCTGATCTATACTACGATTTCATTCTACCTCCTCGGTTCGAATCAGAGCAAGGAGCAGTATATCGAGCCACAGGGAGGAGGGGTCAAGGAACAAGACTCGTAATCAAAATGGTCTTCGAATGGTCATTGGTGTAG
- a CDS encoding hypothetical protein (EggNog:ENOG41) has translation MSTKRCFLRLPSELRLHIYRDYFQLDGGYVYDAKSDKLKTSDDQPIDLALMLTCRTIADETRGLPLSLNAVTFSTIYREDWRSLAGCFNVVTTYYRHLQADLVLHLAEVMTTEMYGQFALKYPEVANQLEALSRDHRLRYLDENSTNLSRVMAIESASGAKRARIEHWRGRHCCVVVQDILAHVNAALKWTNIGYSSFASIHRDQNNRGHPSNTWFGVESEVQDALSYCLRLIADKKPAQFATHLRAIFPHWTGPDIVQDFLNLRFDNWAIPSEREVKNAIRLLDIAGIWEFPDKWHYPPPPPAVDDLGEYPGDEFDSDYVSDDDQDDQDDQDDEDYEDNEGDMQVPSGLHCREKIRFSATASAIRFLKRIPGQRTGLKHLVLHEDFDSVNDPHTHARGLATLVKENPPLQIVRRVSMLDCVIGVSGSPNFLVQHLQRGERITVAPLFSLSRDIGYWIKDALVMKDVGIPAKSFTLHLEAGSRQDFCTDLLQRIVHRDVAWCRSYNLKLERGAFIHDERSSSDIPMMIMHGEDLEAIDELVNRTSGVLSADFNTGVALDAQALARQTEHIHGSNWISRWRLRLRDGSLSFAEERPPEQNYDRLDDIFEFQTDEGNAVINLQSCNRDA, from the coding sequence ATGTCGACCAAACGCTGCTTCCTCCGTCTCCCATCGGAACTGCGACTTCACATCTATCGCGACTACTTCCAACTCGACGGCGGATACGTTTACGACGCGAAATccgacaagctcaagacgaGTGACGATCAGCCGATTGACCTCGCCCTCATGCTCACCTGCCGTACCATCGCCGACGAAACCAGGGGTCTCCCGTTATCCCTCAACGCGGTTACCTTCTCGACAATATATCGCGAGGATTGGCGAAGTCTAGCTGGCTGCTTCAATGTTGTTACCACGTACTATCGCCACTTGCAGGCTGACTTGGTCCTTCATTTAGCAGAGGTCATGACTACCGAGATGTATGGACAGTTCGCTCTGAAGTATCCCGAAGTTGCGAACCAACTCGAGGCCCTGTCGAGAGATCATCGGCTTCGTTATTTGGATGAGAATAGTACCAATCTCAGCCGAGTGATGGCTATCGAATCTGCATCTGGTGCTAAGCGAGCACGCATCGAACACTGGAGGGGCCGTCACTGCTGTGTCGTGGTTCAAGACATCCTTGCTCACGTCAATGCGGCTCTAAAGTGGACAAATATCGGTTATAGTAGCTTCGCAAGCATTCATCGTGACCAGAATAACAGGGGCCATCCATCAAACACTTGGTTCGGCGTAGAATCGGAGGTTCAAGATGCTCTGTCTTATTGCTTACGGCTGATTGCAGACAAAAAGCCGGCCCAGTTCGCGACTCACCTTCGCGCCATCTTTCCGCACTGGACTGGACCAGACATAGTCCAAGACTTCTTAAATCTTCGGTTCGATAACTGGGCTATTCCATCCGAGAGGGAGGTGAAGAATGCTATTAGACTCTTGGATATTGCTGGGATTTGGGAGTTTCCAGACAAGTGGCATTACCCGCCCCCTCCCCCGGCTGTAGACGATTTGGGAGAATACCCTGGCGACGAGTTTGACAGCGATTATGTCAGCGACGACGACCAGGATGACCAGGATGACCaggacgatgaagactaTGAAGACAATGAAGGCGACATGCAGGTTCCCTCTGGTCTTCATTGCCGAGAAAAGATTCGATTCTCAGCCACCGCTAGTGCCATCCGCTTCCTGAAACGCATTCCAGGCCAACGCACTGGGTTAAAGCATCTCGTATTGCACGAAGACTTTGATTCAGTGAACGATCCGCATACCCACGCCCGCGGTCTCGCTACTCTCGTCAAAGAAAACCCCCCGCTACAGATTGTCCGTCGCGTTAGCATGCTGGATTGCGTTATAGGAGTCTCGGGTTCGCCTAACTTTCTGGTACAGCATTTGCAACGTGGTGAGAGAATAACAGTGGCACCCTTGTTTTCCCTTTCTCGCGACATTGGCTACTGGATTAAGGACGCGCTCGTCATGAAAGACGTAGGAATCCCTGCCAAGTCTTTCACTCTCCATCTCGAGGCAGGCTCACGCCAGGACTTCTGTACAGACCTCCTCCAGCGAATAGTCCATCGAGATGTCGCATGGTGTCGATCATACAACCTGAAGCTTGAGCGCGGGGCATTCATTCATGACGAAAGGAGCAGTAGCGACATTCCCATGATGATAATGCATGGCGAAGACCTGGAAGCTATTGATGAGCTAGTGAACCGGACCTCTGGCGTCTTGTCTGCCGACTTCAATACTGGCGTCGCGTTAGATGCGCAGGCCTTGGCAAGACAGACCGAGCACATCCACGGCTCCAACTGGATCTCGCGATGGCGTCTACGACTACGAGATGGCTCGCTCTCATTCGCCGAAGAAAGGCCCCCAGAGCAGAATTATGACAGGTTGGATGATATTTTCGAGTTTCAGACTGATGAGGGGAATGCTGTAATCAATCTGCAATCCTGTAACCGAGACGCTTGA
- a CDS encoding hypothetical protein (EggNog:ENOG41), which produces MGDVAGGPSPSNGNRHCCQNGQKNLQQVEQVMAKLSDELNALKDEVRDLCRYMTTTAPSDAILDIKTQLQELLNRSPSLPDELLPGDNPTLRYILAEDSDVRLIEDQGLTNSKICERLRKLPGSHWQSISAATLLKPKVANRNSNLRPCILIDVKSWESDDAIRKQSAAIGKEFSFSTNCWLIEPRYTVEVRDIATDLFIKKNYSLKQIARQMRFGELPVTARVSYDRLLLDTSDLSVALHLSREPIAIMGRQYDCIPFPAQGTPLFCYNCWFPDHFQEACQYESVRCGRCSEAHHTKNCSSQKQKCCLCGGDHPTWDSRCTDIRSIRQHDSSSKFRKAGPHWASLLRNTGTNDSANKETPNGTKQATNSKKAKSSPSIKQASKAKAPAPVNPSPSEETTTKKRGRPPKSAEIDPKQTTLNFGTRIASLPADKPVSEHEHTDDDSDAYMEEVPLGSPQETSLEEDVEMADTSLAPIPVEIRDDPDQQIQVHMAEDRGDPSLPVDLIHVELGVIDRSFNKPVPEAPVPKTATPKASASNALAVKPTTAPKAAAPKALAPTTPASNGREVRPADPKKNAPKAVPQEPSPSAAVKIASDDGGDVNDDNKNKNKNNKNKNKNKEQDKNGEDHNGNVTSGNPSVGNAGDPIDVEEKQVETTGEDKGVGCISKALEEEKLGDEAKRSDEAVPCAQPGPKPGNANRGMSKNQRKKERARRRAAAKLAKISLSLPSPASSLQKTRSVVSSETSPLHQTVAATDTAAIDHAATDAPTNGTVVSDSAVMSTLPEERHELYPLPQALPATDTPDQNTVLRGSSEAPSLPLAPHLTHSAATNTATHDTAPTDTTATDTCATGTITADTTASTDTASTDTASTDTILTDTVSTNTAATDPTATNTTTTYSDAIETTPIADAPTSGAPHKDTLTEDSSEQPPLPSQYSASPDIPRPSVETQIFEGLSKQASGIEDAENGAEASKREGSPSLPESQPKKKQRSRGANRDKDTEDDVDHGEPDTVKERQPAVAGSEVSSF; this is translated from the exons ATGGGCGATGTTGCTGGGGGACCGAGCCCTTCGAATGGCAATCGACATTGTTGCCAAAACGGTCAAAAGAACCTCCAGCAGGTTGAACAAGTCATGGCAAAACTCTCCGACGAGCTGAACGCTTTGAAAGATGAGGTACGAGACCTTTGCCGTTATATGACCACTACAGCACCTTCGGATGCAATTCTGGACATCAAGACGCAGCTCCAAGAACTTCTCAATCGAAGTCCTTCACTTCctgatgagcttcttcctGGCGACAATCCAACACTCAGATATATTCTGGCAGAGGATTCAGATGTGAGACTCATCGAGGATCAAGGCCTGACCAATTCCAAGATTTGTGAACGTCTGCGCAAACTCCCAGGTAGTCACTGGCAAAGCATTTCTGCTGCAACGCTGCTGAAGCCAAAGGTGGCCAATCGCAACAGCAACCTCCGCCCATGTATTTTGATTGACGTCAAATCATGGGAGTCTGACGATGCAATCCGGAAACAGTCTGCCGCGATAGGCAAAGAATTCAGTTTCTCGACTAACTGTTGGCTCATCGAGCCTCGATACACCGTCGAGGTCCGAGACATCGCTACTgacctcttcatcaagaagaactatAGCCTGAAGCAAATCGCTAGGCAAATGCGGTTCGGAGAGCTTCCCGTCACCGCGAGGGTTTCATACGATAGACTCCTTCTGGACACTTCAGACCTTAGTGTTGCCCTGCACCTCTCTAGAGAAcccatcgccatcatgggAAGGCAATATGATTGCAT ACCTTTCCCCGCCCAAGGCACTCCGCTATTCTGTTACAACTGCTGGTTCCCCGATCACTTCCAAGAAGCCTGCCAATACGAAAGCGTGCGATGCGGTCGTTGTTCCGAGGCCCATCACACCAAAAACTGTTCTTCACAAAAGCAAAAATGCTGTCTCTGCGGCGGCGATCATCCAACATGGGACTCGAGATGCACAGACATACGATCGATCAGACAGCATGACAGCTCCTCCAAGTTCCGAAAGGCCGGGCCCCACTGGGCTAGCTTACTGCGCAACACAGGCACCAATGACTCCGCAAACAAGGAAACACCAAATGGAACTAAACAAGCAACAAACAGCAAGAAAGCGAAGTCTTCCCCATCCATTAAGCAGGCCTCCAAGGCAAAGGCTCCAGCACCAGTAAATCCCTCTCCATCCGAGGAAACAACAACGAAGAAACGAGGCAGGCCGCCCAAGTCTGCAGAGATTGATCCAAAACAAACTACCCTCAATTTCGGAACTCGAATCGCAAGCCTCCCAGCCGACAAGCCCGTCAGCGAACATGAACATACTGATGATGATTCGGATGCGTATATGGAAGAAGTGCCTCTTGGGTCTCCACAGGAAACATCgctcgaggaggatgttgagatggcAGACACCAGCCTTGCACCAATTCCAGTAGAGATCCGCGACGACCCTGATCAGCAGATCCAAGTCCATATGGCCGAGGACAGGGgagatccttctcttcctgtAGATCTCATCCATGTTGAACTTGGCGTCATCGACcgttcttttaataagccCGTGCCCGAGGCACCTGTACCCAAGACGGCCACGCCTAAGGCCAGCGCCTCGAATGCCCTTGCAGTAAAGCCTACTACTGCTCCGAAAGCGGCCGCCCCGAAGGCCCTGGCTCCGACGACTCCCGCTTCGAACGGACGTGAAGTAAGGCCTGCCGACCCAAAGAAGAACGCGCCAAAGGCTGTTCCGCAGGAACCTTCCCCGTCGGCTGCCGTTAAGATTGCGAGCGACGATGGCGGCGATGTCAACGACGataacaagaacaagaataaaaacaacaagaacaagaacaagaataagGAGCAGGACAAGAATGGCGAGGATCACAACGGGAATGTCACGAGTGGGAACCCGTCAGTTGGGAATGCCGGGGATCCTATCGATGTGGAGGAGAAACAAGTCGAGACCACAGGCGAAGATAAGGGCGTCGGCTGCATTTCCAAAGcactggaggaagagaaacttGGGGATGAGGCGAAGCGCTCTGATGAAGCAGTACCTTGTGCGCAGCCTGGTCCGAAGCCTGGTAATGCGAACCGCGGGATGAGTAAGAATCAGcgaaaaaaggaaagggcAAGACGACGCGCAGCGGCTAAACTAGCCAAAATATCCTTATCCCTCCCATCCCCAGCATCTTCTCTCCAGAAAACTCGGTCTGTGGTTTCTAGCGAGACGTCCCCTCTCCATCAGACAGTGGCGGCGACAGATACTGCTGCTATTGACCATGCTGCGACGGACGCTCCTACGAATGGCACTGTTGTGAGCGATTCTGCTGTGATGAGTACTTTACCTGAGGAACGCCATGAATTATATCCTTTGCCCCAGGCGTTGCCTGCTACTGACACTCCCGATCAGAACACCGTACTTAGGGGTTCTAGCGAGGCGCCCTCTCTGCCTTTAGCCCCGCATTTAACGCATTCTGCTGCAACGAATACTGCTACCCACGACACTGCACCAACCGATACTACCGCGACAGATACTTGCGCGACCGGTACCATTACAGCCGACACCACTGCATCGACCGATACTGCATCAACCGATACTGCATCAACTGACACTATATTGACCGACACTGTATCGACCAACACTGCCGCGACCGATCCCACTGCAACGAATACTACTACGACCTACAGTGATGCGATCGAGACTACCCCCATAGCAGATGCTCCCACGTCAGGTGCTCCTCATAAGGACACTCTAACAGAGGATTCTAGCGAACAACCCCCTCTCCCTTCACAATACTCTGCCAGTCCTGATATACCTAGGCCCTCTGTTGAGACTCAGATCTTCGAGGGGctcagcaagcaagcaagtgGTATTGAAGACGCAGAGAATGGCGCAGAAGCAAGTAAAAGGGAGGGTTCCCCGTCGTTACCAGAAAGCCAACCTAAGAAAAAGCAGCGTTCGCGAGGCGCTAATAGGGATAAGGATACGGAGGACGATGTCGATCATGGAGAACCAGATACAGTGAAGGAACGGCAACCCGCAGTAGCTGGAAGCGAGGTCTCTAGTTTTTAG
- a CDS encoding hypothetical protein (EggNog:ENOG41) translates to MARSKESPFYAVRIYNWTTIVTSWKEASALCHGVKGSNNKGCNSREEAEWLLSKECTDPWARCWAYAPPPRDSSSTEYPPTGSPPTESSTAGSSSVESAALKTSSAVPSSSAISAQSSPDHPRPTKRSRTCIEDSEKISPAPVDDGAVFTDSNMAMMHLLETLRRYAAVRITPIGPRSEQ, encoded by the exons ATGGCTCGCAGTAAAGAGTCTCCATTCTACGCCGTCCGGATCTACAATTGGACTACCATCGTTACATCTTGGAAGGAAGCCAGTGCACTCTGTCATGGGGTGAAGGGCTCAAACA ATAAGGGTTGCAATTCcagagaagaggctgaatGGCTCCTCAGCAAGGAGTGTACAGATCCCTGGGCTCGGTGTTGGGCTTATGCACCCCCTCCTAGAGACTCTTCGTCGACAGAGTACCCACCTACGGGGTCTCCACCTACAGAGTCTTCCACGGCCGGGTCTTCATCAGTGGAGTCCGCCGCTCTCAAAACTTCGTCTGCCGTGCCCTCATCATCCGCCATCTCTGCCCAATCCAGCCCCGACCATCCCCGTCCAACCAAGCGATCACGCACATGCATAGAAGACAGCGAAAAGATCAGCCCTGCTCCGGTGGATGACGGCGCAGTCTTCACCGACAGCAATATGGCCATGATGCATCTCCTTGAAACCCTTCGCAGATACGCCGCCGTACGCATCACTCCCATCGGACCTCGGAGTGAGCAATGA